Proteins encoded within one genomic window of Bacillus sp. F19:
- a CDS encoding YjcZ family sporulation protein, with translation MSDFRRKDDFVLIVVLFILLIIVGASFKKDHC, from the coding sequence ATGAGTGATTTTCGCAGAAAAGACGATTTTGTGTTAATCGTTGTATTGTTTATCTTATTGATTATTGTAGGCGCTTCTTTCAAGAAAGATCACTGCTAA
- a CDS encoding ABC transporter permease: MNKTTVNKSHADYLQRIKKEKRNVLFVQIFIFIAFMGLWEVSSNNGWIDPLLFSSPRRIGLLFMNKVSDASLFPHLGVTLSETFFGFLFGTLLGTLFASLLWWVPFLSKVLDPYLVILNALPKVALGPLLIVALGPNFTSILAMGILITVIITIIVVYSAFITVEPNYLKVIQTFGGSKLQCYKEVVLPACFPAIISVLKVNIGLAWVGVIIGEFLVSKQGLGYLIIYGFQVFDFTLVMLSLLIIAVLATFMYQLIEILERKLIKNR; this comes from the coding sequence CTGAACAAAACGACAGTGAATAAATCACATGCTGATTATCTTCAACGTATAAAAAAAGAAAAAAGAAATGTATTGTTTGTCCAGATTTTTATTTTTATTGCGTTTATGGGTTTATGGGAAGTTTCCTCAAATAATGGGTGGATTGATCCGTTATTATTTAGTTCGCCTAGACGGATAGGGTTACTGTTTATGAATAAGGTTAGTGACGCAAGTTTATTTCCTCATTTAGGAGTTACACTATCCGAAACATTCTTCGGTTTCTTGTTTGGAACCTTGTTAGGTACCCTTTTTGCCTCCCTTTTATGGTGGGTACCGTTCCTCTCAAAAGTGCTTGATCCCTATCTTGTCATTTTAAATGCTCTACCAAAAGTTGCGCTTGGTCCGTTATTAATTGTAGCACTTGGACCGAATTTCACATCTATTCTTGCTATGGGTATATTGATTACCGTTATTATTACAATAATTGTGGTATACTCTGCTTTCATAACAGTCGAGCCAAACTATCTTAAAGTAATCCAAACGTTTGGTGGTTCGAAGTTACAATGTTATAAAGAAGTCGTTCTGCCCGCATGTTTCCCAGCGATTATTTCAGTCCTAAAAGTAAATATTGGTCTTGCTTGGGTTGGTGTAATTATCGGGGAGTTCCTTGTTTCAAAACAAGGTCTCGGCTACTTGATCATATACGGATTCCAAGTATTTGATTTCACCCTTGTCATGCTCAGCCTCCTCATTATTGCAGTCCTTGCGACATTTATGTACCAACTTATCGAGATACTTGAACGAAAACTAATTAAAAATAGATAA